The following are from one region of the Endozoicomonas sp. 4G genome:
- a CDS encoding C2H2-type zinc finger protein: MLSKKTLILILAVAVHSSNGHISNGHSSNVHSSKGLARENSLPLFFALAVGKALIKTPKPFIEVSVRLGNNQPSQIRLLPDESEESEAIEWWELKQEPEVNDRDIPKVCFADDILLKPDTHYCFFPATGVFPATGVFPATGVFPATGVFPATGVFPDSGVEAKAYGRSASDDSADSEDSGSEDNDTASDNRSDEDETDTETDVQCVNTTPDPFRALNQISEYCTTLRLKMIEQASISDSQIPTEPAAEVTAADSVNHPKITSPACHTDRRTRRHQCDHEGCNYSAVYACRLKKHRQTHLPADQRPKRPKLHRCDHKDCNYSTDRANNLKKHKQTHLPADQKPRRPKLHQCDHEGCNYRTDRTDSLKTHKQTHLPADQRIRRSKMHQCDYEGCDYRTDVAGNLKRHKQAHLPAHQRPNIQQCDHEGCNYTTNHKGNLYTHKQTHLPADQRLKVHQCDHEGCNYSTDRSANLNPHKRTHLPLNQRPRVHHCDYEGCNYSTDRTGNLRVHKETHLPANRRAKRKAYDQPPSNGKRKKGGKG; the protein is encoded by the coding sequence TTGCTATCCAAAAAAACATTGATTCTGATCTTGGCCGTTGCCGTGCATAGCTCTAACGGGCATATTTCTAACGGGCATAGCTCTAACGTACATAGTTCTAAAGGCCTCGCTCGGGAAAATAGTTTGCCCTTGTTCTTCGCTCTGGCTGTCGGCAAGGCGCTTATCAAGACCCCGAAGCCCTTTATTGAGGTCTCAGTACGTCTGGGAAACAATCAACCCAGCCAGATAAGGCTTCTACCTGACGAAAGTGAAGAGAGTGAGGCCATTGAATGGTGGGAGTTGAAGCAAGAACCCGAGGTAAACGACAGAGACATACCAAAAGTTTGCTTCGCTGATGACATACTCTTAAAGCCAGACACTCACTATTGCTTTTTTCCTGCCACCGGCGTCTTTCCTGCCACCGGCGTCTTTCCTGCCACCGGCGTCTTTCCTGCCACCGGCGTCTTTCCTGCCACCGGCGTCTTTCCTGACTCTGGCGTCGAAGCCAAGGCTTACGGTCGCTCAGCCTCTGATGATAGTGCCGACAGCGAAGACAGTGGCAGTGAAGACAACGACACCGCCAGTGACAACCGTTCTGACGAAGACGAAACTGATACCGAAACTGATGTTCAGTGTGTAAATACGACACCTGACCCTTTTCGAGCATTGAACCAAATCAGTGAGTATTGTACGACTCTGAGACTGAAAATGATTGAGCAGGCGTCTATTTCAGACAGTCAAATACCCACTGAGCCAGCGGCAGAAGTAACAGCGGCGGACTCTGTTAACCACCCGAAAATCACCTCACCTGCTTGCCACACCGACCGGAGAACCAGGAGGCACCAATGTGACCATGAGGGCTGCAACTACAGCGCCGTCTATGCGTGCCGTTTGAAAAAGCACAGGCAGACCCACCTGCCTGCCGACCAGAGACCCAAGAGACCCAAGCTGCACCGGTGTGATCATAAAGACTGCAACTACAGCACCGACCGGGCGAATAATCTGAAAAAGCACAAACAGACCCATCTGCCTGCCGACCAGAAACCCAGGAGACCCAAGCTGCACCAGTGTGACCATGAGGGTTGCAACTACAGAACCGACCGGACGGATAGTCTGAAAACGCACAAACAGACCCACCTGCCTGCCGACCAGAGAATCAGGAGATCCAAGATGCACCAGTGTGACTATGAGGGCTGCGACTACCGCACCGATGTGGCAGGCAATCTGAAAAGGCACAAACAGGCCCACCTGCCTGCCCACCAGAGACCCAATATACAACAGTGTGACCATGAGGGTTGCAACTACACTACCAACCACAAAGGCAATTTATACACGCACAAACAGACCCACCTGCCTGCCGACCAGAGACTCAAGGTGCACCAGTGTGACCATGAGGGCTGCAATTACAGCACTGACCGGTCGGCCAATCTGAATCCGCACAAACGGACCCACCTGCCTCTTAACCAGAGACCCAGGGTGCACCACTGTGACTATGAGGGCTGCAACTACAGCACCGATCGGACGGGCAATCTGAGAGTACACAAAGAGACCCACCTGCCTGCCAACCGGAGAGCCAAAAGAAAAGCGTATGACCAGCCACCCTCTAACGGGAAAAGAAAGAAGGGTGGTAAAGGATGA
- a CDS encoding C2H2-type zinc finger protein, with protein MLSKKTLILILAVAVHSSDVHSSDVHSSNVHSSNGLAQENSLPLFFALAVGKALIKTPKPFIEVSVRLGNNQPSQIRLLPDESEESEAIEWWELKQEPEANDSDIPKVCFGDDMLLKPDTHFCFTPDSGVEAKAYGRSASSGSEDNDTASDNRSDEDETDTETNTETDVQCANTTPDPFRALNEISEYCAILRVKMTEQASVSDSQIPTESAAEMTAMDSVNHLKITSPTCDTDQRTRRHQCDHEGCNYSTDFMGNLKRHNQTHLPVDQRPMEYQCDHEGCNYTSNQKSNLKSHKQTHLPADQRRKRPKVHQCDHEGCNYRTSYPFILKRHKQIHLPADQRLREHECDHEGCNYSSDSTNNLKRHKETHLPADQRPRGHQCDHEGCNYSTNYPSHLKMHKQIHLPADQRLKGRQCDHKGCNYSTDYASHLEKHKQTHLPADQRPKKPKLHQCDYKGCNYRTDRTDNLKTHKQTHLPADQRHKRLKVHQCDHEGCNYITGVKGNLKMHKQTHLPADQRPRVHHCDDEGCNYATNHIGHLKTHKQTHLPADQRPKRKAYDQPPSNEKRKKGDQE; from the coding sequence TTGCTATCCAAAAAAACATTGATTCTGATCTTGGCCGTTGCCGTGCATAGCTCTGACGTGCATAGCTCTGACGTGCATAGCTCTAACGTGCATAGTTCTAATGGCCTCGCTCAGGAAAATAGTTTGCCCTTGTTCTTCGCTCTGGCTGTCGGCAAGGCGCTTATCAAGACCCCGAAGCCCTTTATTGAGGTCTCAGTACGTCTGGGAAACAACCAACCCAGCCAGATAAGGCTTCTACCTGACGAAAGTGAAGAGAGTGAGGCCATTGAATGGTGGGAGTTAAAGCAAGAACCCGAGGCAAATGACAGCGACATACCAAAAGTTTGCTTCGGTGATGACATGCTCTTAAAACCAGACACCCACTTTTGCTTTACTCCTGACTCTGGCGTCGAAGCCAAGGCTTACGGTCGCTCAGCCTCTTCTGGCAGTGAAGACAACGACACCGCCAGTGACAACCGTTCTGACGAAGACGAAACTGATACCGAAACTAATACCGAAACTGATGTTCAGTGTGCAAATACGACACCTGACCCTTTTCGAGCATTAAACGAAATCAGTGAGTATTGTGCGATTCTGAGAGTGAAAATGACTGAGCAGGCGTCTGTTTCAGACAGTCAAATACCCACTGAGTCAGCGGCAGAAATGACAGCAATGGACTCTGTTAACCACTTGAAAATCACCTCACCTACTTGCGACACCGACCAGAGAACCAGAAGGCACCAATGTGACCATGAGGGCTGCAACTACAGCACCGACTTCATGGGCAATCTGAAAAGGCACAACCAGACCCACCTGCCTGTCGACCAGAGACCCATGGAGTACCAGTGTGACCATGAGGGTTGTAATTACACTAGCAACCAAAAAAGCAATTTAAAATCGCACAAACAGACCCACCTGCCTGCCGACCAGAGGCGCAAGAGACCCAAGGTGCACCAGTGTGACCATGAGGGCTGCAACTACAGAACCAGTTACCCGTTCATTCTGAAAAGGCACAAACAGATCCACCTGCCTGCCGACCAAAGACTCAGGGAACACGAGTGTGACCATGAAGGCTGCAACTACAGCTCCGACTCCACGAACAATCTGAAAAGGCACAAAGAGACCCACCTGCCTGCCGACCAGAGACCCAGGGGACACCAGTGTGACCATGAGGGCTGCAACTACAGCACCAACTACCCAAGTCACCTGAAAATGCACAAACAGATCCACCTGCCTGCCGACCAGAGACTCAAGGGGCGCCAGTGTGACCATAAGGGCTGCAATTACAGCACCGACTATGCCAGCCATCTGGAAAAGCACAAGCAGACCCACCTGCCTGCCGACCAGAGACCCAAGAAACCCAAACTACACCAGTGTGACTACAAAGGCTGCAACTACAGAACCGACCGGACGGATAATCTGAAAACGCACAAACAGACCCACCTGCCTGCCGACCAGAGACACAAGAGACTCAAGGTGCACCAGTGTGACCATGAGGGCTGCAACTACATCACCGGCGTCAAGGGCAATCTGAAAATGCACAAACAGACCCATCTGCCTGCCGACCAGAGACCCAGGGTGCACCATTGTGACGATGAGGGCTGTAACTACGCTACCAATCACATAGGTCACCTGAAAACGCACAAGCAGACCCATTTGCCTGCCGACCAGAGACCCAAAAGAAAAGCGTATGACCAGCCACCCTCTAACGAGAAAAGAAAGAAGGGTGATCAAGAATAA